The Raphanus sativus cultivar WK10039 chromosome 6, ASM80110v3, whole genome shotgun sequence sequence TGAAGGTTACATACCTCAGCGTTAGCATGAACAACCTCCTGGAGTTCATAAGGAAACAAGGAATTAGACCTCTGCTGGATGGTCTTGACAGCATGATCAGCAACGTGCTGCACTTCTGGATCATCTCCTGGAACTTCCCTCCATCCAGATTCAAGCTCACCTAACCCAAATTATTCAAGATCTCAAACTCTTCCTTAAAACACAACAATCTCTGTTCTTTTCAATCATACCTTTCTTGCAGCCAAGATCTGAGGGAGTGATGGTATTGGTAGTAGAGGCACCACCATCATCACTAGCAGGCTTGAACTCCTGCAACTCCTTGAAGTTCAACCAAGGCTTCACCCACACTTTGGCTTCGTAAAGCTTCTTCTTCCCGGCCTCGATGATCTCCAGAGTCAGGTGGTGCAGCGTTCCCGCTACAACTTGCTCTTTCGCCTTCACCACTCTCCCAAACTCCAGCAGTGCATTCTACCAAAATTGTGTACACGTGTCACTCAATAATcagatcaaaaataaaataaaataaataataataataatcagatCACTCCAAAAACGAATTCAACAATATCCTCCAGAAAATCAATTCCTAAGATCTACAAAGATTCTCTATCTAATCGGCTACTAGATCAAAGCAGTGAGACGATCAAAGAGAGGGGAACCTCTTTCTTGTTATGCTCATCGACAGCGAAGCGAGCGAGGCTCTCGACCTCGCCACTGTTCTGGTTAGAAGGTACATCGCGAACGCCTCCGAGCATGGCCATCTCGTCGTTGCAGAAAGTAGCGATGAGAGAGGGAATGAAGAtggaggagagagaaaaaacaaCGATGAAGAGGAAACTgcttttcatctttttatttggtTCGGTGCTCTTTGagttattttagatattttcggTTTTTAGTTGTCGAAATGTCAAAATTATGGTTTGCAATacggtttggtttagtttggtttagttttaattttagttcatattttaaaatttctgtgAAAATATTTGTATGATTTCTACAATTAATGTTCAAATATGGTTtgcatttgaattttgttttgtaatgcATAAGAAAGAGGTGGCTATTGGAATTTTGGATTGGTTTAATTCGGTCTAACCGGTAACTGTATCCAAACCTTATACACTACGCAAAGATTTCACTCGAAATCGATGCTTGGAGATAGCGACACGTTAAGCGAAAACCTGTCGGCACTTGTAACCGACCATAAAAATGTATCATGCTTCGTCTACCAAGGCCTGTTTAAAAGCCCACTCAACTTGCGTATAACAATCGCAAATATAACGTCCACAGTTTTATTTAGTTGGGTATATTCCCTTATTGTTTTCGGATACAAAGCAGCTGCTTATTACATAGCAGCATCGAGGAAGGAGTTACCAGGAGGAAAGGGCCTTTGGCTGTAACAATCAAGGTTTTCTCCAGGACTCACTCCAAAGATGCCACAGTACCTCTCATAAAACTTAATCCTATCAAAGACTCTCGAGTCTGGGCCATGTCCACATTCCAACCCACCGTTAATGATATTCGTGGTCACACCGTAACCAGGTAATCTCCCGGCAGCAATGTCGGCGTCTGAAGGCTGCCACTGACCGTTCATCACCGCGTGGCACGACGGTTTAGGAGACTGAGGAGTCATCCAGAACCAAATCGCGGCTTTGAAAGCCATCACTGCCTCGTCGGAGACAAGGTCAGGATTGTTGAGTAAGTCCTCTCTAAGGGCTGCTCCACACTGTCCGTAGTTGTAGTTCCACGACAGCTGCATCGGTCCTCTTCCGTAGTAACGTTTGCCAGGTGCGCATGGCCACGTTCCGCTCGGTGAACAGTAGTCTGAAGAAGGACTCACCTCGTCCTTGAAACAGTAGCCCCATGCATATGGTCCGTCTGGTGCTGCTGGCCACCCACCTTCAACATGCAACCATCCATTTCATTAATATATACTCACAACTTAATTAGTCTAACACGTTATTAGTCAAAATTTGTattttgtctttgtttatgttattttgttaaaaacgATAACGATGATTGACgtgttaaaattttaatttgggaTATACTAATGCGTTGGAAAATTTGAAGTGGTAATTTTTAGTGTACGTTTAGTATAAagtatttatttgaaaaaatgtttatattgaAACATGGCaagcaaaaaaaatgttaattataAACATCTAATATAAATAATGTGTTTATTTATGCAGTTAGCAAAACATTTTTTGAaagtaataaaacaaaatctgTTATTTCTctatactaaatatttaaattgttttcttttgaagaTTGAAAATTTCAGACATTCAAGATTTAATTTCAACCCGTTAAGAGGAGAGGACTTAAAGAATAATAGACCATACCAACATAAAACTTATTGTTTTTGGAGAAAGATAGAAACATATAATCAGTGCTTACCGGTGGTTTCGTGGGAAGTCTGACCAAAGAAGGCGGCGAGCTCTTTCTTCCTTGCGGCAGTGTCTCCATTGTTGCAGAAGCTGGGGAAATATTTAGCGGCAGCGATAAAAGCATCGTAAGTGTAGAAACCTCTAGCGGGACAAGCTCCATCATTCCTGTGTTTAAGCATTACTTCGAACTGAGATCTTGTAATGATATCAGTAAGACCGCCGGTGGGATCAGGAGGAGGAGGgcctggaggaggaggagggggaCCAGGAGGAGTGCACTGGCTTTGGCAGCCAGGCGGCTTACAGTAAGATTCAGTACTACCGCACCATCCATACTCGCTGCAGCATAGACCGTTGGGGCAAAGAGCACCTCCAGCTTGTTGACCACATTGCTCGGCCGAGGAAAATGATAAAAGGAACAAGAAGCTGAGTAAGAGAACTAGAGAACTCTTCATTTTGCTCTGAGTTTGATGGTTTCTTACTGAGGCAAGTGGGGGGTATATATACTACTATGCAAATATACAATCAATGAAATGCTAAACTTAATCATAGTTAGATATGTGACCGTGGGATATCGTGGGTTCATGAGTACAGTGCTGTTGAAACATCATGTAATGtacatcttaatttttttaagaaacataATCAGTTGACATCAAGACATCGAAGAGGTCTCTGGTTTAACAGTGCCGCTACTTTTTCgttttataaatgtataattttaatattatcataaatattttaaatatataatttatagttaAGTGTTATATACTGTGTAACTTTATGAATTTATTGTTCCATTCGTTATTATTNNNNNNNNNNNNNNNNNNNNNNNNNNNNNNNNNNNNNNNNNNNNNNNNNNNNNNNNNNNNNNNNNNNNNNNNNNNNNNNNNNNNNNNNNNNNNNNNNNNNGATATGGTCCATTAATCATGTTATAACCTAACAAACTCCAAACAGACCAAAACTTAAATGAAAACTTTTATGGTAGATAATTTTTAGGACTCTATGTTAATAGAGTAGATTTGTATGAATGTTTTAGAATTGTTACTGAGCTACTAAAATCTATCAATTTGGTTCAAGAAAAGTTTAGTTTCCAATCTTATCCCAAACTTACTGATgggtttaattatttaaaaatattgggCTGTctgattaattttttaattttgggcTCCGTACCATTAATGGGCTTTCAAAATAATATACGGAATGTCGACGAGAAcggaaaaaaaactatttacatTGTTGTCACAACAGCaatgagaaagaaagagagaagagaaaaggGTCAAAGCAATAATCTCAAGAATGTTTCTTTCCTTGGTTATTATTTGACATACATCCTCCCTTCGCTCTCCCAATCAATCCCCTCAATCTCTAAG is a genomic window containing:
- the LOC130496650 gene encoding endochitinase CH25-like, which gives rise to MKSSLVLLLSFLFLLSFSSAEQCGQQAGGALCPNGLCCSEYGWCGSTESYCKPPGCQSQCTPPGPPPPPPGPPPPDPTGGLTDIITRSQFEVMLKHRNDGACPARGFYTYDAFIAAAKYFPSFCNNGDTAARKKELAAFFGQTSHETTGGWPAAPDGPYAWGYCFKDEVSPSSDYCSPSGTWPCAPGKRYYGRGPMQLSWNYNYGQCGAALREDLLNNPDLVSDEAVMAFKAAIWFWMTPQSPKPSCHAVMNGQWQPSDADIAAGRLPGYGVTTNIINGGLECGHGPDSRVFDRIKFYERYCGIFGVSPGENLDCYSQRPFPPGNSFLDAAM
- the LOC130496653 gene encoding cysteine proteinase inhibitor 6-like, translated to MKSSFLFIVVFSLSSIFIPSLIATFCNDEMAMLGGVRDVPSNQNSGEVESLARFAVDEHNKKENALLEFGRVVKAKEQVVAGTLHHLTLEIIEAGKKKLYEAKVWVKPWLNFKELQEFKPASDDGGASTTNTITPSDLGCKKGELESGWREVPGDDPEVQHVADHAVKTIQQRSNSLFPYELQEVVHANAEVTGEAAKYNMLLKLKRGEKEEKFKVEVHKNHEGVLHLNHMEQHHD